In the genome of Myroides phaeus, one region contains:
- the floR gene encoding chloramphenicol/florfenicol efflux MFS transporter FloR has translation MTDKQKQRPAWAYTLPAALLLMAPFDILASLAMDIYLPVVPAMPGILNTTPAMIQLTLSLYMVMLGVGQVIFGPLSDRIGRRPILLAGATAFVIASLGAAWSSTAPAFVAFRLLQAVGASAMLVATFATVRDVYANRPEGVVIYGLFSSMLAFVPALGPIAGVLIGEFLGWQAIFITLAILAMLALLNAGFRWHETRPLDQVKTRRSVLPIFASPAFWVYTVGFSAGMGTYFVFFSTAPRVLIGQAEYSEIGFSFAFATVALVMIVTTRFAKSFVARWGIAGCVARGMALLVCGAVLLGIGELYGSPSFLTFILPMWVVAVGIVFTVSVTANGALAEFDDIAGSAVAFYFCVQSLIVSIVGTLAVALLNGDTAWPVICYATAMAVLVSLGLVLLRLRGAATEKSPVV, from the coding sequence ATGACTGATAAACAAAAACAACGCCCCGCGTGGGCCTATACGCTGCCGGCAGCACTGCTGCTGATGGCTCCTTTCGACATCCTCGCTTCACTGGCGATGGATATTTATCTCCCTGTCGTTCCAGCGATGCCCGGCATCCTGAACACGACGCCCGCTATGATCCAACTCACGTTGAGCCTCTATATGGTGATGCTCGGCGTGGGCCAGGTGATTTTTGGTCCGCTCTCAGACAGAATCGGGCGACGGCCAATTCTACTTGCGGGCGCAACGGCTTTCGTCATTGCGTCTCTGGGAGCAGCTTGGTCTTCAACTGCACCGGCCTTTGTCGCTTTCCGTCTACTTCAAGCAGTGGGCGCGTCGGCCATGCTGGTGGCGACGTTCGCGACGGTTCGCGACGTTTATGCCAACCGTCCTGAGGGTGTCGTCATCTACGGCCTTTTCAGTTCGATGCTGGCGTTCGTGCCTGCGCTCGGCCCTATCGCCGGAGTATTGATCGGCGAGTTCTTGGGATGGCAGGCGATATTCATTACTTTGGCTATACTGGCGATGCTCGCACTCCTAAATGCGGGTTTCAGGTGGCACGAAACCCGCCCTCTGGATCAAGTCAAGACGCGCCGATCTGTCTTGCCGATCTTCGCGAGTCCGGCTTTTTGGGTTTACACTGTCGGCTTTAGCGCCGGTATGGGCACCTACTTCGTCTTCTTCTCGACGGCTCCCCGTGTGCTCATAGGCCAAGCGGAATATTCCGAGATCGGATTCAGCTTTGCCTTCGCCACTGTCGCGCTTGTAATGATCGTGACAACCCGTTTCGCGAAGTCCTTTGTCGCCAGATGGGGCATCGCAGGATGCGTGGCGCGTGGGATGGCGTTGCTTGTTTGCGGAGCGGTCCTGTTGGGGATCGGCGAACTTTACGGCTCGCCGTCATTCCTCACCTTCATCCTACCGATGTGGGTTGTCGCGGTCGGTATTGTCTTCACGGTGTCCGTTACCGCGAACGGCGCTTTGGCAGAGTTCGACGACATCGCGGGATCAGCGGTCGCGTTCTACTTCTGCGTTCAAAGCCTGATAGTCAGCATTGTCGGGACATTGGCGGTGGCACTTTTAAACGGTGACACAGCGTGGCCCGTGATCTGTTACGCCACGGCGATGGCGGTACTGGTTTCGTTGGGGCTGGTGCTCCTTCGGCTCCGTGGGGCTGCCACCGAGAAGTCGCCAGTCGTCTAA
- a CDS encoding MarR family winged helix-turn-helix transcriptional regulator → MPVKEKIINLRKLSQLYAYTSIQMHESIGRKIGLTGTDHKYLGFLIQKGQMTAGELALLTGLTTGSVTGLIDRFENKKLVKRQPDKTDRRKIIIVPNIDRITKLVTPFYSNYQNKTHDLFVSFNSDELNILEKYFHKALELMNKEIEKVNEKQ, encoded by the coding sequence ATGCCTGTCAAAGAAAAAATCATCAACTTAAGGAAATTGAGCCAACTTTATGCCTACACATCTATTCAAATGCACGAAAGCATTGGTAGAAAAATTGGACTGACTGGCACTGACCATAAATATTTAGGTTTCTTAATTCAAAAAGGTCAAATGACAGCAGGTGAACTTGCCCTACTTACAGGGTTAACAACAGGTTCGGTTACAGGGCTAATAGACCGGTTTGAAAACAAAAAACTCGTAAAAAGACAGCCCGACAAAACTGACAGGCGGAAAATAATCATAGTTCCCAATATTGATAGAATAACAAAGTTGGTTACACCATTTTATAGTAACTACCAAAACAAAACACACGACCTTTTTGTGTCATTCAATAGTGATGAATTAAACATTTTAGAAAAATACTTCCACAAAGCATTGGAGTTGATGAATAAAGAAATTGAAAAAGTAAACGAGAAACAATAA
- a CDS encoding LysR family transcriptional regulator, which yields MRRTNHRNLVNVGILSGRIPLISLVQFIAVAEHLNFRHAAKALGISQSSVSARVKALEDNLGVLLFERHARGVRLTDAGRHFMERVTAGVDQLDHAVKTAE from the coding sequence ATGCGGCGCACTAACCATCGAAACCTCGTGAATGTCGGTATCCTGTCTGGCAGGATACCGCTCATTTCCCTTGTTCAGTTCATCGCCGTCGCCGAGCATCTGAATTTTCGGCATGCGGCCAAGGCACTTGGTATCAGCCAGTCGAGCGTCAGCGCGCGTGTGAAAGCGCTGGAGGATAACCTTGGTGTCCTGCTATTTGAGCGCCATGCGCGGGGCGTTCGGCTAACAGACGCAGGCAGGCACTTCATGGAGCGTGTCACGGCGGGTGTCGATCAACTCGATCACGCAGTGAAGACCGCGGAGTGA
- a CDS encoding tetracycline-inactivating monooxygenase Tet(X2), with product MTMRIDTDKQMNLLSDKNVAIIGGGPVGLTMAKLLQQNGIDVSVYERDNDREARIFGGTLDLHKGSGQEAMKKAGLLQTYYDLALPMGVNIADEKGNILSTKNVKPENRFDNPEINRNDLRAILLNSLENDTVIWDRKLVMLEPGKKKWTLTFENKPSETADLVILANGGMSKVRKFVTDTEVEETGTFNIQADIHQPEINCPGFFQLCNGNRLMASHQGNLLFANPNNNGALHFGISFKTPDEWKNQTQVDFQNRNSVVDFLLKEFSDWDERYKELIHTTLSFVGLATRIFPLEKPWKSKRPLPITMIGDAAHLMPPFAGQGVNSGLVDALILSDNLADGKFNSIEEAVKNYEQQMFIYGKEAQEESTQNEIEMFKPDFTFQQLLNV from the coding sequence ATGACAATGCGAATAGATACAGACAAACAAATGAATTTACTTAGTGATAAGAACGTTGCAATAATTGGTGGTGGACCCGTTGGACTGACTATGGCAAAATTATTACAGCAAAACGGCATAGACGTTTCAGTTTACGAAAGAGACAACGACCGAGAGGCAAGAATTTTTGGTGGAACCCTTGACCTACACAAAGGTTCAGGTCAGGAAGCAATGAAAAAAGCGGGATTGTTACAAACTTATTATGACTTAGCCTTACCAATGGGTGTAAATATTGCTGATGAAAAAGGCAATATTTTATCCACAAAAAATGTAAAGCCCGAAAATCGATTTGACAATCCTGAAATAAACAGAAATGACTTAAGGGCTATCTTGTTGAATAGTTTAGAAAACGACACGGTTATTTGGGATAGAAAACTTGTTATGCTTGAACCTGGTAAGAAGAAGTGGACACTAACTTTTGAGAATAAACCGAGTGAAACAGCAGATTTGGTTATTCTTGCCAATGGCGGGATGTCCAAGGTAAGAAAATTTGTTACCGACACGGAAGTTGAAGAAACAGGTACTTTCAATATACAAGCCGATATTCATCAACCAGAGATAAACTGTCCTGGATTTTTTCAGCTATGCAATGGAAACCGGCTAATGGCATCTCACCAAGGTAATTTATTATTTGCTAACCCCAATAATAATGGTGCATTGCATTTTGGAATAAGTTTTAAAACACCTGATGAATGGAAAAACCAAACGCAGGTAGATTTTCAAAACAGAAATAGTGTCGTTGATTTTCTTCTGAAAGAATTTTCCGATTGGGACGAACGCTACAAAGAATTGATTCATACGACGTTGTCATTTGTAGGATTGGCTACACGGATATTTCCTTTAGAAAAGCCTTGGAAAAGCAAGCGCCCATTACCCATAACAATGATTGGGGATGCCGCACATTTGATGCCGCCTTTTGCAGGGCAGGGAGTAAATAGTGGGTTGGTGGATGCCTTGATATTGTCTGATAATCTAGCCGATGGAAAATTTAATAGCATTGAAGAGGCTGTTAAAAATTATGAACAGCAAATGTTTATCTATGGCAAAGAAGCACAAGAAGAATCAACTCAAAACGAAATTGAAATGTTTAAACCCGACTTTACGTTTCAGCAATTGTTAAATGTATAA
- the tet(X) gene encoding tetracycline-inactivating monooxygenase Tet(X) translates to MTLLKHKKITIIGAGPVGLTMARLLQQNGVDITVYERDKDQDARIFGGTLDLHRDSGQEAMKRAGLLQTYYDLALPMGVNIVDEKGNILTTKNVRPENRFDNPEINRNDLRTILLNSLQNDTVIWDRKLVTLEPDKEKWILTFEDKSSETADLVIIANGGMSKVRKFVTDTEVEETGTFNIQADIHQPEVNCPGFFQLCNGNRLMAAHQGNLLFANPNNNGALHFGISFKTPDEWKSKTRVDFQDRNSVVDFLLKKFSDWDERYKELIRLTSSFVGLATRIFPLDKSWKSKRPLPITMIGDAAHLMPPFAGQGVNSGLMDALILSDNLTNGKFNSIEEAIENYEQQMFAYGKEAQEESTQNEIEMFKPDFTFQQLLNV, encoded by the coding sequence ATGACTTTACTAAAACATAAAAAAATTACAATAATTGGTGCCGGGCCTGTTGGATTAACAATGGCGAGATTGTTACAGCAAAACGGCGTGGACATTACAGTTTACGAGAGAGACAAAGACCAAGATGCAAGGATTTTTGGTGGGACACTTGATCTGCACAGGGATTCGGGACAGGAAGCAATGAAAAGAGCGGGATTGTTACAAACTTATTATGACTTAGCTTTACCAATGGGTGTAAATATTGTTGATGAAAAGGGCAATATTTTAACCACAAAAAATGTAAGACCCGAAAATCGTTTTGACAATCCTGAAATAAACAGAAATGACTTAAGGACTATCCTATTAAATAGTTTACAAAATGATACCGTCATTTGGGATAGAAAACTTGTTACCCTTGAACCTGATAAGGAGAAGTGGATACTAACTTTTGAGGATAAATCGAGTGAAACAGCAGATCTGGTTATTATTGCCAATGGTGGAATGTCTAAAGTAAGAAAATTTGTTACCGACACGGAAGTTGAAGAAACAGGTACTTTCAATATACAAGCCGATATTCATCAACCGGAGGTGAACTGTCCTGGATTTTTTCAGCTTTGCAATGGAAACCGGCTAATGGCTGCTCATCAAGGTAATTTATTATTTGCGAATCCTAATAATAATGGTGCATTGCATTTTGGAATAAGTTTTAAAACACCTGATGAATGGAAAAGCAAAACGCGGGTAGATTTTCAAGACAGAAATAGTGTCGTTGATTTTCTCCTGAAAAAATTTTCCGATTGGGACGAACGCTACAAAGAACTGATTCGTTTGACATCATCTTTTGTAGGGTTAGCGACACGAATATTTCCCTTAGATAAGTCTTGGAAAAGTAAGCGTCCATTACCCATAACGATGATTGGAGATGCTGCTCATTTGATGCCTCCTTTTGCAGGACAAGGCGTAAACAGTGGGTTGATGGATGCCTTGATATTGTCGGATAATCTGACCAATGGGAAATTTAACAGCATTGAAGAGGCTATTGAAAATTATGAACAGCAAATGTTTGCTTATGGCAAAGAAGCACAAGAAGAATCAACTCAAAACGAAATTGAAATGTTTAAACCCGACTTTACGTTTCAGCAATTGTTAAATGTATAA
- a CDS encoding IS91-like element ISVsa3 family transposase gives MPHVAARTASRDRDTGRYQSHRPEQTLLYQIVDEYYPAFAALMAEQGKELPGYVQREFEEFLQCGRLEHGFLRVRCESCHAEHLVAFSCKRRGFCPSCGARRMAESAALLVDEVLPEQPMRQWVLSFPFQLRFLFASRPEIMGWVLGIVYRVIATHLVKKAGHTHQVAKTGAVTLIQRFGSALNLNVHFHMLFLDGVYVEQSHGSARFRWVKAPTSPELTQLTHTIAHRVGRYLERQGLLERDVENSYLASDAVDDDPMTPLLGHSITYRIAVGSQAGRKVFTLQTLPTSGDPFGDGIGKVAGSSLHAGVAARADERKKLERLCRYISRPAVSEKRLSLTRGGNVRYQLKTPYRDGTTHVIFEPLDFIARLAALVPKPRVNLTRFHGVFAPNSRHRALVTPAKRGRGNKVRVADEPATPAQRRASMTWAQRLKRVFNIDIETCSGCGGAMKVIACIEDPIVIKQILDHLKHKAETSGTRALPESRAPPAELLLGLFD, from the coding sequence ATGCCTCATGTGGCGGCCAGGACGGCCAGCCGGGATCGGGATACTGGTCGTTACCAGAGCCACCGACCCGAGCAAACCCTTCTCTATCAGATCGTTGACGAGTATTACCCGGCATTCGCTGCGCTTATGGCAGAGCAGGGAAAGGAATTGCCGGGCTATGTGCAACGGGAATTTGAAGAATTTCTCCAATGCGGGCGGCTGGAGCATGGCTTTCTACGGGTTCGCTGCGAGTCTTGCCACGCCGAGCACCTGGTCGCTTTCAGCTGTAAGCGTCGCGGTTTCTGCCCGAGCTGTGGGGCGCGGCGGATGGCCGAAAGTGCCGCCTTGCTGGTTGATGAAGTACTGCCTGAACAACCCATGCGTCAGTGGGTGTTGAGCTTCCCGTTTCAGCTGCGTTTCCTGTTTGCCAGCCGGCCCGAGATCATGGGGTGGGTGCTGGGCATCGTTTACCGCGTCATTGCCACGCACCTGGTCAAGAAAGCGGGCCATACCCACCAAGTGGCCAAGACGGGCGCGGTCACCCTGATCCAGCGTTTTGGATCGGCGCTCAATCTGAATGTTCACTTCCACATGCTGTTTCTCGACGGTGTGTATGTCGAGCAATCCCACGGCTCAGCGCGTTTCCGCTGGGTCAAGGCGCCGACCAGCCCAGAGCTCACCCAGCTGACGCACACCATCGCCCACCGGGTGGGTCGCTATCTGGAACGGCAAGGCCTGCTGGAACGGGATGTCGAAAACAGCTATCTGGCCTCGGATGCGGTGGATGACGACCCGATGACACCCCTGCTGGGGCACTCGATCACTTACCGTATCGCTGTCGGTTCACAGGCGGGGCGAAAGGTGTTCACTTTGCAAACTCTGCCGACCAGTGGTGATCCGTTCGGTGACGGGATTGGCAAGGTAGCCGGGTCCAGCCTGCACGCCGGCGTGGCGGCCAGGGCCGATGAACGCAAGAAGCTCGAACGGCTGTGCCGGTACATCAGCCGCCCGGCGGTATCCGAGAAGCGGCTGTCGTTAACACGAGGCGGCAACGTGCGCTACCAGCTCAAGACGCCGTACCGGGACGGCACCACGCACGTCATTTTCGAACCATTGGATTTCATTGCAAGGCTGGCCGCCCTGGTACCGAAGCCCAGAGTCAACCTAACCCGCTTCCACGGGGTGTTCGCACCCAACAGTCGGCACCGGGCGTTGGTCACGCCGGCAAAACGGGGCAGGGGCAACAAGGTCAGGGTGGCTGATGAACCGGCAACACCAGCACAACGGCGAGCGTCGATGACATGGGCGCAACGGCTCAAGCGTGTTTTCAATATCGACATCGAGACCTGCAGCGGCTGCGGCGGCGCCATGAAAGTCATCGCCTGCATTGAAGACCCTATAGTGATCAAGCAGATCCTTGATCACCTGAAGCACAAAGCCGAAACCAGCGGGACCAGGGCGTTACCCGAAAGCCGGGCGCCACCGGCTGAGCTGCTCCTGGGTCTGTTTGACTGA
- a CDS encoding class D beta-lactamase OXA-347, whose translation MKNILFVVFISMIFLFVCCNTTTNKNIIETEISDFDKILDSFQVNGSILIYDNDKNTFYSNDFDWAKNGKLPASTFKIPNSIIAVELGIIENDTTILKWNGEQRKMDIWEKDLSFKDAFRISCVPCYQEIARKIGTIKMKEYLEKFEYKNMIFDSLTIDNFWLEGNSKISQKQQIDFLRKFYFSKFPISDRTIKIVKNIMEIERTENYILSGKTGLSSIEEKYNGWFVGYVETKSNVYFFATNVIPTDGLNVDDFISSRINVTKNALKQMNIMK comes from the coding sequence ATGAAAAATATTTTATTTGTAGTTTTTATTTCAATGATATTTTTATTTGTTTGCTGTAACACAACAACGAATAAAAACATAATTGAAACAGAAATTTCTGATTTTGACAAAATTTTAGATAGTTTTCAAGTAAATGGTTCAATTCTAATTTATGATAACGACAAGAATACTTTTTACTCAAATGACTTTGATTGGGCTAAAAACGGAAAATTACCTGCATCAACATTCAAAATTCCAAATTCTATAATTGCTGTTGAATTAGGCATTATTGAAAATGATACAACTATTTTAAAATGGAATGGCGAGCAGAGAAAAATGGATATTTGGGAAAAAGATTTATCATTTAAAGATGCTTTTAGAATTTCCTGTGTTCCTTGCTATCAGGAAATTGCAAGGAAAATCGGAACAATTAAAATGAAAGAATATTTAGAAAAATTTGAGTATAAAAATATGATTTTTGACAGTTTAACGATTGACAATTTTTGGCTTGAAGGAAATTCAAAAATATCTCAAAAACAACAAATCGACTTTTTAAGGAAATTCTATTTTTCAAAATTTCCAATTTCTGATAGGACAATAAAGATTGTCAAAAATATTATGGAAATTGAGCGAACTGAAAATTACATTTTAAGCGGTAAGACTGGATTAAGTTCGATAGAAGAAAAATATAATGGTTGGTTTGTTGGTTATGTTGAAACAAAATCTAATGTTTATTTTTTTGCAACAAATGTAATTCCGACAGACGGATTGAATGTTGATGATTTTATTTCATCGAGAATTAATGTAACAAAAAATGCGTTAAAGCAAATGAATATAATGAAATGA
- the erm(F) gene encoding 23S rRNA (adenine(2058)-N(6))-methyltransferase Erm(F), with protein sequence MTKKKLPVRFTGQHFTIDKVLIKDAIRQANISNQDTVLDIGAGKGFLTVHLLKIANNVVAIENDTALVEHLRKLFSDARNVQVVGCDFRNFAVPKFPFKVVSNIPYGITSDIFKILMFESLGNFLGGSIVLQLEPTQKLFSRKLYNPYTVFYHTFFDLKLVYEVGPESFLPPPTVKSALLNIKRKHLFFDFKFKAKYLAFISCLLEKPDLSVKTALKSIFRKSQVRSISEKFGLNLNAQIVCLSPSQWVNCFLEMLEVVPEKFHPS encoded by the coding sequence ATGACAAAAAAGAAATTGCCCGTTCGTTTTACGGGTCAGCACTTTACTATTGATAAAGTGCTAATAAAAGATGCAATAAGACAAGCAAATATAAGTAATCAGGATACGGTTTTAGATATTGGGGCAGGCAAGGGGTTTCTTACTGTTCATTTACTAAAAATCGCCAACAATGTTGTTGCTATTGAAAACGACACAGCTTTGGTTGAACATTTACGAAAATTATTTTCTGATGCCCGAAATGTTCAAGTTGTCGGTTGTGATTTTAGGAATTTTGCAGTTCCGAAATTTCCTTTCAAAGTGGTGTCAAATATTCCTTATGGCATTACTTCCGATATTTTCAAAATCCTGATGTTTGAGAGTCTTGGAAATTTTCTGGGAGGTTCCATTGTCCTTCAGTTAGAACCTACACAAAAGTTATTTTCGAGGAAGCTTTACAATCCATATACCGTTTTCTATCATACTTTTTTTGATTTGAAACTTGTCTATGAGGTAGGTCCTGAAAGTTTCTTGCCACCGCCAACTGTCAAATCAGCCCTGTTAAACATTAAAAGAAAACACTTATTTTTTGATTTTAAGTTTAAAGCCAAATACTTAGCATTTATTTCCTGTCTGTTAGAGAAACCTGATTTATCTGTAAAAACAGCTTTAAAGTCGATTTTCAGGAAAAGTCAGGTCAGGTCAATTTCGGAAAAATTCGGTTTAAACCTTAATGCTCAAATTGTTTGTTTGTCTCCAAGTCAATGGGTAAACTGTTTTTTGGAAATGCTGGAAGTTGTCCCTGAAAAATTTCATCCTTCGTAG
- a CDS encoding APH(3') family aminoglycoside O-phosphotransferase, translated as MDISKDVKNQLDKYFGNYTTTQISGGSTNAELFRVTTDESKSFILKKQIYSNHNVNLKYDYQNYLWLDGKIPVPKIIFYEQLSDFELLCMTELQGKTLEYYFDKIETEEIIKQYAISLKKLHSLKIDNTALVQHLDLKISKARFNLDSGLIDLTDLQPENQTYSPEELFVKLLSIKPSDYELVFTHGDYCFDNLIFDNHNLSGFIDIGNGGITDKYQDIALAVRNIRDNFRPEMVDIFYKVYGLDKPNKNKIEFYILLDEFF; from the coding sequence ATGGACATCAGTAAAGACGTAAAAAATCAACTTGACAAATATTTTGGAAATTATACTACCACACAAATTTCAGGTGGTTCAACAAATGCTGAATTGTTCAGGGTTACGACAGATGAATCAAAGAGTTTTATTCTCAAAAAACAAATTTATAGTAACCATAATGTAAACCTCAAATACGATTATCAAAATTATTTATGGCTTGACGGAAAAATTCCAGTTCCTAAGATTATTTTTTATGAACAATTAAGCGACTTTGAATTGTTATGTATGACGGAACTGCAAGGAAAAACTCTTGAATATTATTTTGATAAAATAGAAACTGAAGAAATTATTAAGCAATATGCAATATCATTGAAAAAACTTCATTCTTTGAAAATTGACAATACTGCGTTGGTTCAACACCTTGACTTGAAAATTTCAAAAGCAAGATTTAATTTAGATAGTGGGTTAATTGATCTTACAGACTTACAACCCGAAAATCAAACTTACAGCCCCGAAGAACTATTTGTGAAATTATTAAGCATAAAGCCATCAGACTATGAATTAGTGTTTACACACGGAGATTACTGTTTTGACAACTTAATTTTTGACAATCATAACTTAAGTGGTTTTATAGACATTGGCAATGGAGGTATAACAGATAAATATCAAGATATTGCACTTGCTGTTAGAAACATACGAGATAATTTTAGACCAGAAATGGTTGACATATTTTACAAGGTATATGGACTTGATAAGCCAAACAAAAATAAAATAGAGTTTTATATATTATTAGACGAGTTCTTTTGA
- the arr gene encoding NAD(+)--rifampin ADP-ribosyltransferase, with translation MNTTKIEDKAVLHIPTPFAQTYFHGTKADLKIGDFIQVGFNSNYEENRILKHIYVSATLNTAILGAELALGNGRERIYLVEATGDIEDDPNVTDKKFPGNPTKSYRSKHPFKVVGEVTGWHGHTLEEIKAMKDGLEKLREQGKNVIID, from the coding sequence ATGAACACAACCAAAATAGAAGATAAAGCCGTACTTCATATTCCTACACCGTTTGCTCAAACCTATTTTCACGGAACAAAGGCTGACTTGAAAATTGGCGATTTCATTCAAGTAGGTTTCAACAGTAATTATGAAGAAAACAGAATATTAAAGCATATTTATGTTTCGGCTACACTGAATACTGCAATATTAGGAGCAGAACTTGCTTTGGGCAACGGACGTGAAAGGATTTATTTAGTAGAAGCAACAGGCGACATAGAAGATGACCCCAACGTAACGGACAAAAAATTTCCTGGTAATCCCACAAAATCCTATCGTTCGAAACATCCTTTTAAAGTTGTTGGAGAAGTAACCGGTTGGCACGGACATACCCTTGAAGAGATTAAAGCTATGAAAGATGGACTGGAAAAACTTAGAGAACAAGGGAAGAATGTTATTATAGACTAA
- the estT gene encoding macrolide hydrolase EstT — MKEKIIKTNGIELCTESFGNKKNPAILLVAGATVSMLYWDTEFCQQLSEKGFFVIRYDNRDVGKSTNYEPGSTPYDIVDLTNDAISILDGYKIDKAHFVGISLGGLISQIASIKFADRVNSLTLMSSGPWGDSDPTIPEMDTSILDFHSKAGTVNWTNEDSVVNYLIQGAELMSGKKQFDKQRSEKLIRAEFNRANNYISMFNHAALQGGEEYWNRLNEIKQPTLIIHGTDDKIWHYKNAGFLQEKIKGSNLITLEGTGHELHVDDWKSIIDGIEKHIND; from the coding sequence ATGAAAGAGAAAATAATTAAAACAAACGGCATTGAACTCTGTACGGAAAGTTTTGGAAATAAGAAAAATCCAGCAATCCTTTTGGTAGCAGGTGCAACCGTATCAATGCTGTATTGGGACACTGAATTTTGCCAACAATTATCTGAAAAAGGATTTTTTGTTATTCGTTACGACAACAGAGATGTAGGAAAATCCACTAATTATGAACCAGGTTCTACTCCATACGATATTGTTGACTTAACTAATGACGCTATTTCAATATTGGATGGCTACAAGATTGACAAAGCACATTTTGTGGGGATTTCTTTGGGCGGACTAATTTCTCAAATAGCATCAATAAAGTTTGCCGACAGAGTTAACTCCTTAACTCTTATGTCATCAGGCCCTTGGGGAGACTCAGACCCAACTATACCTGAAATGGACACGAGTATTTTAGATTTCCATAGTAAAGCAGGTACAGTCAATTGGACAAATGAAGACAGTGTGGTAAACTATTTAATTCAGGGTGCAGAATTAATGAGTGGCAAGAAACAATTTGACAAACAAAGAAGTGAAAAACTGATAAGAGCTGAGTTCAATAGAGCCAACAATTATATAAGTATGTTCAATCACGCTGCATTGCAAGGTGGTGAAGAATATTGGAACAGATTAAACGAAATCAAACAACCCACCTTAATTATCCACGGAACAGACGACAAAATTTGGCATTATAAGAATGCAGGTTTTTTACAAGAAAAAATAAAAGGTTCAAATCTAATCACCCTTGAAGGTACAGGACACGAATTACACGTTGATGATTGGAAATCAATTATTGATGGAATAGAAAAACACATAAATGACTGA
- the catB gene encoding type B chloramphenicol O-acetyltransferase, which yields MKNYFESPFKGKIIKDHITNPNIISGKYSYYSGYYHGHSFDDCARYLFPDRNDVDKLIIGSYCSIGSGASFIMAGNQGHKYDWISSFPFFYMSEFDVFSKSQDGFQKAGDTVVGNDVWIGSEAMIMPGVQIGDGAVIGSRALVTKDVEPYSIVGGNPAKLIKKRFSDDDIQKLQEMKWWEWDEETLFEAMPILCSNKIDLLYKFFRKMK from the coding sequence ATGAAAAATTACTTCGAAAGTCCTTTTAAAGGAAAAATAATCAAAGACCACATAACTAATCCCAATATAATTTCGGGTAAATATTCTTATTATTCTGGTTATTATCACGGTCATTCATTTGACGATTGTGCTCGTTATCTGTTTCCGGACAGGAATGATGTCGATAAACTAATTATCGGTTCTTATTGTTCAATAGGGAGCGGTGCAAGTTTCATAATGGCAGGTAATCAAGGTCATAAATATGATTGGATTTCCAGTTTTCCATTTTTTTATATGTCTGAATTTGATGTTTTCAGTAAAAGCCAAGATGGATTTCAAAAAGCAGGAGATACAGTTGTTGGGAATGATGTTTGGATTGGTAGTGAAGCTATGATAATGCCAGGAGTTCAGATAGGAGATGGAGCTGTTATTGGCAGTCGTGCTTTGGTTACAAAAGATGTTGAACCTTATTCAATTGTAGGGGGAAATCCAGCCAAATTGATAAAAAAGAGATTTAGTGATGATGACATCCAAAAATTGCAGGAAATGAAATGGTGGGAATGGGATGAAGAAACCCTTTTTGAAGCAATGCCAATTCTTTGTTCAAATAAAATCGATTTGTTGTACAAGTTTTTTAGAAAAATGAAATGA